The proteins below are encoded in one region of Streptomyces sp. NBC_00490:
- a CDS encoding pyridoxamine 5'-phosphate oxidase family protein gives MPSDERLAVELLARTDYGRVATSMRALPFLAFARHVVHDGRVLLRLPRNCGYHRACAGGVVAYGADNLGSARPGAGLWSVQVVGECSAYEPTAAELDRFGPAPRLVDGEPYEPVYLIVEPQFGTVHSTDGALESRFAHMP, from the coding sequence ATGCCCTCCGACGAACGGCTCGCCGTCGAACTGCTCGCCCGCACCGACTACGGCCGGGTGGCCACCAGCATGCGCGCCCTGCCCTTCCTCGCCTTCGCCCGGCACGTCGTGCACGACGGGCGGGTCCTGCTGCGGCTGCCCAGGAACTGCGGCTACCACCGCGCGTGCGCCGGCGGTGTCGTCGCCTACGGCGCGGACAACCTGGGCTCGGCCCGGCCGGGCGCGGGGCTGTGGTCCGTCCAGGTGGTGGGCGAGTGCTCGGCGTACGAGCCGACGGCCGCCGAACTCGACCGGTTCGGTCCGGCGCCCCGGCTCGTCGACGGGGAGCCCTATGAGCCCGTCTATCTGATCGTCGAGCCGCAGTTCGGCACGGTCCACTCGACCGACGGCGCCCTGGAAAGTCGCTTCGCGCACATGCCGTGA
- a CDS encoding D-alanyl-D-alanine carboxypeptidase family protein, protein MTTGSLLATGALTAAPAQAVTAPTITAKGGFLMNSATGTTLFSKSADTKRLTASTTKVMTAKVVLSQSNLNLDAKVTIKKAYSDYIVANGASSAGLIVGDKVTVRQLLYGMLLKSGCDAAMALADKYGSGTTVAARTKSFIGKMNTMATSLGMKNTKFDSFDGISRGANASTPRDLTKLARSAMKSSTFKSVVKTKSYTAKTITKTGSTRTMAAWKNTNLLLGWNGTLGVKTGSGTEAKYCLIFAATLNGESVIGTVLTAPNEASRTSDVKKLINYGYAKIS, encoded by the coding sequence GTGACCACCGGCTCGCTGCTCGCCACCGGAGCCCTCACCGCGGCGCCGGCGCAGGCCGTCACCGCGCCCACCATCACCGCCAAGGGCGGGTTCCTGATGAACAGCGCCACCGGCACGACGCTCTTCTCGAAGTCCGCCGACACCAAGCGGCTCACCGCGTCCACCACGAAGGTCATGACCGCGAAGGTCGTCCTGTCGCAGTCGAACCTGAACCTGGACGCCAAGGTCACGATCAAGAAGGCGTACAGCGACTACATCGTCGCCAACGGCGCCTCGTCGGCGGGTCTGATCGTCGGTGACAAGGTCACCGTCCGCCAGCTGCTCTACGGGATGCTGCTGAAGTCGGGCTGCGACGCCGCGATGGCGCTCGCCGACAAGTACGGCTCCGGCACCACGGTCGCGGCCCGCACCAAGAGCTTCATCGGCAAGATGAACACCATGGCCACGAGCCTGGGCATGAAGAACACGAAGTTCGACTCGTTCGACGGCATCAGCAGGGGCGCCAACGCCTCGACGCCGCGCGACCTGACGAAGCTCGCCCGCAGCGCGATGAAGAGCTCCACCTTCAAGTCCGTCGTCAAGACCAAGTCGTACACGGCGAAGACGATCACGAAGACGGGCTCCACCCGCACCATGGCGGCGTGGAAGAACACCAACCTCCTGCTCGGCTGGAACGGCACGCTCGGCGTGAAGACCGGCTCCGGCACCGAGGCCAAGTACTGCCTCATCTTCGCCGCCACGCTCAACGGCGAGTCGGTGATCGGCACGGTCCTCACCGCGCCCAACGAGGCCAGCCGCACGTCGGACGTGAAGAAGCTGATCAACTACGGTTACGCGAAGATCAGCTGA
- a CDS encoding GntR family transcriptional regulator — MPSAPPAPSVAHTKQPPAADRVYDHVKQGVLERRYEGGTLLTEGELAEAVGVSRTPVREALLRLQVEGLIKLYPKKGALVLPVSAQEIADVVETRQLVEEHAARKAVPASPRLIARLEELLAQQKEQAAAGDLAGAAVTDRCFHAEIVRSGGNEILSRLYDQLRDRQLRMGVAVMHAHPDRITKTLVEHEQILDALRSGDADAVVGLIHGHVEWFSHLARGEVR, encoded by the coding sequence ATGCCTTCAGCCCCACCCGCCCCGTCCGTCGCTCACACCAAGCAGCCGCCCGCCGCCGACCGCGTCTACGACCACGTCAAGCAGGGCGTCCTGGAGCGCCGCTACGAGGGCGGCACCCTGCTCACCGAGGGTGAGCTCGCCGAGGCCGTCGGCGTCTCGCGGACACCGGTGCGCGAGGCGCTGCTGCGGCTCCAGGTGGAGGGGCTGATCAAGCTCTACCCGAAGAAGGGCGCGCTGGTCCTGCCCGTCTCCGCACAGGAGATCGCGGACGTGGTGGAGACCCGCCAGCTCGTCGAGGAACACGCCGCGCGCAAGGCCGTACCAGCGTCGCCGCGGCTCATCGCACGGCTCGAGGAACTCCTCGCCCAGCAGAAGGAGCAGGCCGCCGCCGGGGACCTGGCCGGCGCCGCCGTCACCGACCGCTGCTTCCACGCCGAGATCGTCCGCAGCGGGGGCAACGAGATCCTGTCCCGGCTCTACGACCAGCTCCGCGACCGGCAGTTGAGGATGGGCGTCGCCGTGATGCACGCCCACCCCGACCGCATCACCAAGACCCTCGTCGAGCACGAGCAGATCCTCGACGCGCTGCGCTCCGGCGACGCGGACGCGGTCGTCGGGCTCATCCACGGCCACGTCGAGTGGTTCTCGCATCTGGCGCGGGGCGAGGTCCGATGA
- a CDS encoding GNAT family N-acetyltransferase, translating into MSGGPVVRRVRPEELADVVALITEHAVYEKAEPPAPGLEERLRSLLFGSPEQRLRCLVAEWGGTVVGYATCSTEVSTWDGTEYLYMDCLFLRDGHRGLGIGESLMAAVRDEARALGLGQVQWQTPAWNEGAIRFYDRIGAVSKEKLRFFLPV; encoded by the coding sequence GTGAGCGGTGGTCCCGTGGTGCGGCGGGTGCGGCCCGAGGAGCTGGCGGACGTCGTCGCGCTGATCACCGAGCACGCCGTGTACGAGAAGGCCGAGCCGCCCGCCCCCGGGCTCGAGGAGCGGTTGCGGTCCCTGTTGTTCGGGAGCCCCGAACAGCGGCTGCGGTGTCTCGTCGCGGAGTGGGGCGGGACCGTCGTCGGGTATGCCACCTGTTCCACCGAGGTGTCCACCTGGGACGGCACCGAGTACCTCTACATGGACTGTCTGTTCCTGCGGGACGGGCACCGCGGGCTCGGCATCGGGGAGTCGCTCATGGCTGCCGTACGGGACGAGGCGCGGGCCCTCGGGCTCGGGCAGGTGCAGTGGCAGACGCCCGCGTGGAACGAGGGGGCCATTCGGTTCTACGACCGGATCGGCGCCGTCTCGAAGGAGAAGCTGCGGTTCTTTCTGCCCGTATGA
- a CDS encoding protein kinase domain-containing protein: protein MSQDGAHGRYAGRAIANNRYQLRDLLGEGGMASVHLAHDTVLDRPVAIKTLHTELGREQAFRERFRREAQAVAKLTHTNIVSVFDTGEDNLDGMTMPYIVMEYVEGRPLGSVLDEDVRQYGAMPADKALKITADVLAALEISHEMGLVHRDIKPGNVMMTKRGVVKVMDFGIARAMQSGVTSMTQTGMVVGTPQYLSPEQALGRGVDARSDLYSVGIMLFQLVTGRLPFDADSPLAIAYAHVQEEPVAASQINRALPPAVDALIARALKKNPNERFPSADAMRTECLRVAASFQAAAPSIVPGAQTSSGAGVGSAVFPPVDQGTPAPTGPVQTPYQPTPNPYGTPPPSPAYGYPQQGGYQTPTPAPNAYASTPPPYNITPQQAPPSGGGRKSNKPVVLGSIIVSVVAVGGLIAALTLSGGGTDDDAGGDTTPTTSSKPSDYRTGDANRTVETTDCTEPQESNNDPDQVQMPDFAFKNWDSVKLCLQKAGWQYDPTFVDENTYGQGTVMKQFPAAGTDFDPKEAPEMQFDVSTGNPAG from the coding sequence ATGAGCCAGGACGGCGCACACGGCCGGTATGCGGGGCGGGCGATCGCCAACAACCGCTATCAGCTGCGCGACTTGCTCGGTGAGGGTGGCATGGCCTCGGTGCACCTCGCGCACGACACCGTGCTCGACCGCCCCGTCGCGATCAAGACCCTGCACACCGAGCTGGGCCGGGAACAGGCCTTCCGTGAGCGCTTCCGCCGCGAGGCCCAGGCGGTGGCCAAGCTCACGCACACCAACATCGTCTCGGTCTTCGACACCGGCGAGGACAATCTCGACGGGATGACGATGCCGTACATCGTCATGGAGTACGTCGAGGGCCGGCCGCTCGGTTCGGTGCTCGACGAGGACGTACGGCAGTACGGCGCGATGCCCGCCGACAAGGCGCTGAAGATCACCGCGGATGTGCTCGCGGCGCTGGAGATCAGCCACGAGATGGGCCTGGTCCACCGCGACATCAAGCCCGGCAACGTGATGATGACCAAGCGCGGCGTCGTCAAGGTCATGGACTTCGGCATCGCGCGCGCCATGCAGTCGGGTGTCACGTCGATGACGCAGACCGGCATGGTCGTCGGCACCCCCCAGTACCTCTCCCCCGAGCAGGCGCTGGGCCGCGGTGTGGACGCGCGCTCCGACCTCTACTCGGTCGGCATCATGCTGTTCCAACTGGTCACCGGGCGGCTGCCGTTCGACGCGGACTCGCCGCTGGCGATCGCGTACGCGCATGTGCAGGAAGAGCCGGTGGCCGCGTCGCAGATCAACCGCGCGCTGCCGCCCGCGGTGGACGCGCTGATCGCCCGCGCCCTGAAGAAGAACCCGAACGAGCGCTTCCCCAGCGCCGACGCCATGCGCACCGAGTGCCTGCGGGTGGCGGCGTCCTTCCAGGCGGCCGCGCCGAGCATCGTCCCCGGCGCGCAGACGTCGAGCGGGGCGGGCGTGGGCTCGGCGGTGTTCCCGCCGGTGGACCAGGGGACCCCGGCGCCGACGGGCCCGGTCCAGACGCCGTACCAGCCGACGCCGAACCCCTACGGCACCCCGCCGCCCTCCCCGGCGTACGGCTATCCGCAGCAGGGCGGGTACCAGACCCCCACGCCGGCGCCGAACGCGTACGCCTCGACTCCGCCGCCGTACAACATCACCCCGCAGCAGGCACCGCCTTCGGGCGGCGGCCGCAAGAGCAACAAGCCGGTCGTCCTCGGCTCGATCATCGTGTCCGTCGTGGCGGTCGGCGGCCTGATCGCGGCGCTGACGCTGAGCGGGGGCGGGACGGACGACGACGCCGGCGGCGACACCACGCCGACCACCTCGTCGAAGCCGTCGGACTACCGGACCGGGGATGCGAACCGGACGGTCGAGACGACCGATTGCACCGAGCCGCAGGAGTCGAACAACGACCCCGACCAGGTGCAGATGCCGGACTTCGCGTTCAAGAACTGGGACTCGGTCAAGCTCTGCCTGCAGAAGGCGGGTTGGCAGTACGACCCGACCTTCGTGGACGAGAACACCTACGGCCAGGGCACGGTGATGAAGCAGTTCCCGGCGGCGGGCACGGACTTCGACCCGAAGGAAGCGCCGGAGATGCAGTTCGACGTCTCCACGGGCAACCCGGCCGGTTAG
- a CDS encoding protein kinase domain-containing protein, whose product MAQQQRAQGPSDPEAAGGGMSDAPEMWGNGGLVGDGRYRLTHRLGRGGMAEVFAAEDVRLGRTVAVKLLRSDLAEDPVSKARFTREAQSVAGLNHHAIVAVYDSGEDFVNGHAVPYIVMEIVEGRTIRDLLLNAEAPGPEQALIIVSGVLEALAYSHQHGIVHRDIKPANVIITHSGAVKVMDFGIARALHGAQSTMTQTGMVMGTPQYLSPEQALGKAVDHRSDLYATGCLLYELLALRPPFTGETPLSVVYQHVQDIPTPPSEVSDATPPELDGLVMRSLAKEPDDRFQTAEEMRGLVQYGLQMLYEQGGHTGTWNTGPVALHDGRNTPSGGFAGTTVMQHPGDASGTSQIPQPILPGGYGGGDDGGFEGHGNRGSGRGKLWILAVLAVVAIAAGVALALNGSGGGGGGDDTTQKPTTSTTPSKTASESPSAEPTDDPTDTQTDDGSTGADPSYTRSYSPSYTPSPTPTPTATEPTGDPTSAEPTTAEPTPTEPTEEPTETDGGADAGGTGGEEDGT is encoded by the coding sequence ATGGCACAGCAGCAGCGCGCTCAGGGCCCGTCCGACCCCGAGGCGGCTGGCGGCGGAATGTCAGACGCGCCGGAGATGTGGGGCAACGGCGGACTGGTCGGCGACGGCCGGTACCGGCTGACCCACAGACTCGGCCGGGGCGGCATGGCCGAGGTGTTCGCCGCCGAGGACGTACGTCTCGGCCGCACCGTGGCGGTCAAACTGCTGCGCTCCGACCTCGCCGAGGACCCGGTCTCCAAGGCCCGCTTCACCCGCGAGGCCCAGTCCGTGGCCGGCCTCAACCACCACGCGATCGTCGCGGTGTACGACTCCGGCGAGGACTTCGTGAACGGCCATGCCGTTCCGTACATCGTCATGGAGATCGTCGAGGGCCGGACGATCCGGGACCTTCTGCTCAACGCCGAGGCCCCCGGGCCCGAGCAGGCGCTGATCATCGTCTCCGGGGTCCTGGAGGCGCTCGCCTACTCGCACCAGCACGGCATCGTGCACCGGGACATCAAGCCGGCCAACGTCATCATCACCCACAGCGGCGCCGTGAAGGTGATGGACTTCGGCATCGCCCGCGCACTGCACGGCGCGCAGTCGACGATGACGCAGACCGGCATGGTCATGGGCACCCCTCAGTACCTGTCGCCCGAGCAGGCGCTCGGCAAGGCGGTGGACCACCGCTCCGACCTGTACGCGACGGGCTGCCTCCTGTACGAACTCCTCGCGCTGCGGCCGCCGTTCACCGGTGAGACCCCGCTGTCCGTGGTCTACCAGCACGTCCAGGACATCCCGACGCCTCCGTCCGAGGTGTCCGACGCCACGCCTCCGGAGCTCGACGGGCTGGTCATGCGCTCGCTCGCCAAGGAGCCGGACGACCGGTTCCAGACGGCCGAGGAGATGCGCGGGCTCGTCCAGTACGGGCTGCAGATGCTGTACGAGCAGGGCGGTCACACCGGCACCTGGAACACCGGCCCTGTCGCCCTGCACGACGGCCGGAACACCCCCTCGGGCGGCTTCGCCGGCACCACCGTCATGCAGCACCCCGGTGACGCCTCCGGCACCAGCCAGATCCCGCAGCCGATCCTGCCCGGCGGCTACGGCGGCGGGGACGACGGCGGCTTCGAGGGCCACGGCAACCGGGGCAGCGGCCGCGGCAAGCTGTGGATCCTCGCCGTCCTCGCGGTGGTCGCCATAGCGGCGGGCGTCGCGCTGGCGCTGAACGGGAGCGGCGGGGGTGGTGGCGGTGACGACACCACCCAGAAGCCGACCACCTCCACGACGCCCTCGAAGACGGCCAGCGAGTCGCCGAGCGCCGAGCCGACGGACGACCCGACCGATACGCAGACCGACGACGGGTCCACGGGCGCCGACCCGTCCTACACCCGGTCCTATTCGCCGTCGTACACGCCCTCGCCCACCCCCACGCCGACGGCCACGGAGCCCACGGGCGACCCGACGAGCGCGGAGCCGACCACCGCCGAGCCGACGCCCACGGAGCCGACGGAGGAGCCGACGGAGACGGACGGCGGCGCCGACGCGGGCGGCACCGGCGGCGAAGAAGACGGCACCTGA
- a CDS encoding MFS transporter yields MSATLPGDPPGGRRAMAVWGIGVSVYFVAVIFRTSLGVAGLDAADRFHVNASALSTFSILQLLVYAGMQIPVGLLVDRLGTKKVLTIGVVLFTAGQLGFAFSPSYGMALASRALLGCGDAMTFISVLRLGTRWFPARRGPMVAQFAGLVGMAGNLVSTLVLARLLHGIGWTAAFAGSAVAGVVVLVLLLLFLKDHPEGHEPEPFPHQGAAYVRRQIAASWREPGTRLGLWVHFTTQFPAMVFLLLWGMPYLVEAQGLSRAVAGELLTLVVLSNMVIGLVYGQVVARHHEARLPLALGTVGATGLMWAVTLAYPGEHAPMWLLVVLCTVLGACGPASMIGFDFARPANPPERQGTASGITNMGGFVASMTTLFAVGVLLDATGNNYRIAFSAVFVLQALGISQILRLRKRAIRRERERLVVSRVETVHVPV; encoded by the coding sequence ATGAGCGCCACTCTGCCGGGCGACCCGCCGGGCGGCCGCCGCGCGATGGCCGTCTGGGGCATCGGCGTCTCCGTCTACTTCGTCGCCGTCATCTTCCGGACCTCGCTGGGGGTGGCCGGCCTCGACGCCGCCGACCGGTTCCACGTCAACGCCTCCGCGCTGTCGACCTTCTCCATCCTCCAACTGCTCGTGTACGCGGGCATGCAGATACCCGTCGGTCTGCTCGTCGACCGGCTCGGCACCAAGAAGGTGCTGACCATCGGGGTGGTGCTGTTCACGGCCGGACAGCTCGGCTTCGCCTTCTCCCCCTCGTACGGCATGGCCCTCGCCTCGCGCGCGCTGCTGGGCTGCGGTGACGCGATGACGTTCATCAGCGTGCTACGGCTCGGCACCCGCTGGTTCCCGGCCCGGCGCGGGCCGATGGTCGCGCAGTTCGCGGGGCTGGTGGGCATGGCGGGCAACCTGGTCTCCACCCTCGTGCTGGCCCGGCTGCTGCACGGCATCGGCTGGACGGCGGCCTTCGCGGGCAGCGCGGTCGCGGGTGTGGTCGTGCTGGTCCTGCTGCTGCTCTTCCTCAAGGACCACCCCGAGGGACACGAGCCGGAGCCCTTCCCGCACCAGGGCGCGGCCTACGTACGACGCCAGATCGCCGCCTCCTGGCGGGAGCCGGGCACCCGGCTCGGCCTGTGGGTGCACTTCACGACCCAGTTCCCGGCGATGGTGTTCCTGCTGCTGTGGGGCATGCCGTACCTGGTCGAGGCGCAGGGGCTGTCCCGGGCGGTCGCCGGTGAGCTGCTGACCCTCGTCGTGCTGTCGAACATGGTGATCGGGCTGGTCTACGGCCAGGTCGTCGCCCGGCACCACGAGGCGCGGCTGCCGCTGGCGCTGGGGACCGTGGGGGCGACGGGGCTGATGTGGGCGGTGACGCTGGCGTACCCGGGCGAGCATGCGCCGATGTGGCTGCTCGTGGTGCTCTGCACGGTGCTGGGCGCGTGCGGGCCGGCCTCGATGATCGGCTTCGACTTCGCGCGTCCGGCGAACCCGCCGGAGCGGCAGGGCACCGCGTCCGGCATCACCAACATGGGCGGCTTCGTCGCCTCGATGACGACCCTGTTCGCGGTCGGGGTGCTGCTGGACGCGACCGGGAACAACTACCGGATCGCCTTCTCCGCGGTCTTCGTGCTGCAGGCGCTGGGGATCAGCCAGATCCTGCGGCTGCGCAAGCGGGCCATCCGCCGGGAGCGGGAGCGGTTGGTGGTGAGCCGGGTGGAGACGGTGCACGTACCGGTGTAG
- a CDS encoding response regulator transcription factor, producing the protein MREDGKIRVFLLDDHEVVRLGVHELLSVEDDIEVVGEAGTAADALVRIPATRPDVAVLDVRLPDGSGVEVCREIRSRDENIMCLMLTSFADDEALFDAIMAGASGYVLKAIRGNELLAAVRDVAAGKSLLDPVATARVLERLRGGGTAKGDDRLAHLTEQERRILDLIGEGLTNRAIGERLHLAEKTIKNYVSGLLSKLGMERRSQAAAFVARVQAEQELR; encoded by the coding sequence GTGCGCGAAGACGGAAAAATCCGGGTATTTCTCCTGGACGACCATGAGGTCGTCCGGCTCGGCGTCCATGAGCTGCTCTCGGTGGAGGACGACATCGAGGTGGTCGGCGAGGCCGGTACGGCGGCCGACGCGCTGGTCCGGATCCCGGCCACCCGGCCCGACGTGGCCGTCCTGGACGTACGGCTCCCCGACGGCAGCGGGGTGGAGGTCTGCCGGGAGATCCGGTCCCGGGACGAGAACATCATGTGCCTGATGCTGACGTCGTTCGCCGACGACGAGGCCCTCTTCGACGCGATCATGGCGGGTGCCTCGGGATATGTCCTGAAGGCCATCCGGGGCAACGAACTCCTGGCGGCCGTACGGGACGTCGCCGCCGGCAAGTCCCTCCTCGACCCGGTGGCCACCGCGCGCGTGCTGGAACGGCTGCGGGGCGGCGGCACCGCCAAGGGCGACGACCGGCTCGCGCACCTCACCGAGCAGGAGCGCAGGATCCTCGACCTGATCGGCGAGGGGCTCACCAACCGCGCGATCGGCGAGCGGCTGCACCTGGCAGAGAAGACGATCAAGAACTATGTGTCGGGTCTGCTGTCCAAGCTCGGTATGGAGCGCCGCTCGCAGGCGGCGGCGTTCGTGGCGCGGGTGCAGGCCGAGCAGGAGCTTCGCTGA
- the pdhA gene encoding pyruvate dehydrogenase (acetyl-transferring) E1 component subunit alpha yields MTVESTAARTPRRSASTKSTAGKRTTAKKQPGTEPELVQLLTPEGKRVKDATYDKYVAGITPEELRGLYRDMVLTRRFDAEATSLQRQGELGLWASLLGQEAAQIGSGRATREDDYVFPTYREHGVAWCRGVDPSNLLGMFRGVNNGGWDPNTNNFQLYTIVIGSQTLHATGYAMGIAKDGADSAVIAYFGDGASSQGDVAESFTFSAVYNAPVVFFCQNNQWAISEPTEKQTRVPLYQRAQGFGFPGVRVDGNDVLACLAVTKWALERARNGEGPTLVEAYTYRMGAHTTSDDPTKYRADEERVAWEAKDPILRLRRYLEASNHTDDGFFAELEAESEALGKRVREAVRAMPDPDHFAIFEHAYADGHALVDEERAQFAAYQASFAEEEGV; encoded by the coding sequence GTGACCGTGGAGAGCACTGCCGCGCGCACACCGCGACGCAGCGCCAGTACCAAGAGCACGGCCGGCAAGCGCACGACCGCCAAGAAGCAGCCGGGCACCGAGCCCGAGCTCGTGCAGCTGCTGACGCCCGAGGGCAAGCGCGTCAAGGACGCCACGTACGACAAGTACGTCGCCGGCATCACCCCCGAAGAGCTCCGCGGTCTGTACCGCGACATGGTGCTCACCCGCCGCTTCGACGCCGAGGCCACCTCCCTGCAGCGCCAGGGCGAGCTGGGCCTGTGGGCCTCGCTGCTCGGCCAGGAGGCCGCCCAGATCGGCTCCGGACGGGCCACCCGCGAGGACGACTACGTCTTCCCGACCTACCGCGAGCACGGCGTCGCCTGGTGCCGCGGGGTCGACCCGAGCAACCTGCTGGGCATGTTCCGCGGCGTGAACAACGGAGGCTGGGACCCCAACACCAACAACTTCCAGCTCTACACGATCGTCATCGGCTCCCAGACCCTGCACGCCACCGGCTACGCCATGGGCATCGCCAAGGACGGCGCGGACAGCGCGGTCATCGCCTACTTCGGCGACGGCGCGAGCAGCCAGGGCGACGTGGCCGAGTCCTTCACCTTCTCCGCGGTCTACAACGCCCCGGTCGTGTTCTTCTGCCAGAACAACCAGTGGGCGATCTCCGAGCCCACCGAGAAGCAGACCCGCGTGCCGCTCTACCAGCGCGCCCAGGGCTTCGGCTTCCCGGGCGTGCGCGTGGACGGCAACGACGTGCTGGCCTGCCTCGCGGTCACCAAGTGGGCCCTGGAGCGCGCCCGCAACGGCGAGGGCCCGACGCTGGTCGAGGCGTACACCTACCGGATGGGCGCCCACACCACCTCCGACGACCCGACCAAGTACCGGGCCGACGAGGAGCGCGTGGCCTGGGAGGCGAAGGACCCGATCCTGCGCCTTCGCCGGTACCTGGAGGCCTCAAACCACACGGACGACGGATTCTTCGCGGAACTCGAGGCCGAGAGCGAGGCGTTGGGCAAGCGAGTACGTGAAGCGGTCCGCGCCATGCCGGACCCGGACCACTTCGCCATCTTCGAGCACGCGTACGCGGACGGACACGCGCTCGTCGACGAGGAGCGCGCGCAGTTCGCCGCCTACCAGGCGTCGTTCGCAGAGGAAGAGGGGGTCTGA
- a CDS encoding phosphotransferase — protein sequence MPHAPPLRALLSQYAAGSAVTCEPVDQGLLNRGYRLRTTRGHYFLKHHFDPETADPAAIARQHRATERLAALGVPVAPPLPDRDGRTVAVVGGHSYALHPWIEGRHRHGGQLTPQQCGRLGALLGVVHASLERVMPVQGRVPGARGEAGTGPPGGAPAADPGAGSAGPADTFALIDDLLARVRRHRPADSFDELARHRLLERRALLERHADRRPPRGGCVGWVHGDFHPFNLLYQGDAPAAIVDWDRLGVQPRAEEAVRAAAIFFVRPAGALDLPKVRAYARAYRRTAGAPPSELAAAVHRVWWERLNDFWMLRWHYERGDTRADPQFPAASALVVWWTREYEAVCDAFAD from the coding sequence ATGCCTCACGCGCCCCCGTTGCGGGCCCTCCTCAGCCAGTACGCCGCCGGCTCCGCCGTCACCTGCGAACCCGTCGACCAGGGGCTGCTGAACCGCGGCTACCGCCTGCGCACGACCCGCGGCCACTACTTCCTCAAGCACCACTTCGACCCCGAGACCGCCGACCCGGCCGCCATCGCCCGCCAGCACCGCGCCACCGAGCGGCTGGCGGCCCTGGGCGTCCCGGTCGCCCCTCCCCTGCCCGACCGCGACGGCCGCACGGTCGCGGTCGTCGGCGGCCACTCCTACGCCCTGCATCCATGGATCGAGGGCCGCCACCGCCACGGGGGCCAGCTCACGCCGCAGCAGTGCGGACGGCTGGGGGCGCTGCTCGGAGTGGTGCACGCGAGCCTGGAGCGGGTGATGCCGGTGCAGGGGCGAGTGCCGGGCGCGCGCGGTGAGGCGGGTACCGGGCCGCCGGGCGGCGCGCCCGCCGCGGACCCCGGCGCCGGGAGCGCCGGCCCCGCCGACACCTTCGCCCTCATCGACGACCTGCTCGCCCGCGTACGCCGGCACCGTCCCGCCGACTCCTTCGACGAGCTGGCCCGGCACCGGCTCCTGGAGCGGCGGGCGCTGCTGGAGCGGCACGCGGACCGGCGGCCACCGCGGGGCGGATGCGTGGGGTGGGTGCACGGGGACTTCCACCCGTTCAACCTGCTCTACCAGGGGGACGCCCCGGCCGCGATCGTCGACTGGGACCGGCTGGGCGTGCAGCCCCGCGCGGAAGAGGCCGTACGCGCCGCCGCGATCTTCTTCGTACGTCCCGCGGGGGCGCTCGACCTGCCGAAGGTGCGGGCGTACGCGCGCGCGTACCGGCGTACGGCGGGTGCCCCGCCCTCGGAGCTGGCGGCGGCCGTCCACCGGGTCTGGTGGGAGCGCCTCAACGACTTCTGGATGCTGCGCTGGCACTACGAACGCGGCGACACCCGCGCGGACCCCCAGTTCCCGGCGGCCTCGGCGCTGGTGGTGTGGTGGACGCGGGAGTACGAGGCGGTGTGCGACGCCTTCGCCGACTGA